From the Nevskia ramosa DSM 11499 genome, the window CAAGGGCGGTGCATCCGGCGCCGCCGTCGGCGCTGCGATCGGTGCGGTTGCCGGACTGGCGACCTTGCCGCTGCTCGGCCCGGCTGCCGTTGCGGTGGCTGGCGCGGGTGCCTATGTCGGCTCGTTCGCCGGCGCGATGCTCAAGGTGGAGGATCACAACGAGCCGAGTGCCGAGACGCCCGCCGAAGTGCTTCCGGACCCGTCGGCACGCCGCAAGGCCGGCTCGCTGATCGCCGTGGCGGCACCGACGCCAGAGCTGCAGCGCAAGGTTGCCGACATCCTGAGGACACGCGGTGGCACCGACATCGAGCGTACCGAAGGCACGCTCGTCGAAGGCCAATGGACCGACTTCGATCCGCTGGCGCCGCTGCGCTTGATCGACGCCTAGGGCAGTTTTCTTTTTGCAGCTACCAACATCCGGTCGTCATTCCCGCGCAGGCGGGAATCCAGTTCTGATGCGGCGCGCCACGGCCCAAACTGGATTCCCGCCTTCGCGGGAATGACGGGTTCAAGGGCTGCGAAGAAAAGCGCCTAGCGCGCGCAGCCGGCCGCGATGCGATTGGCCAGTTCGGTGGGATCAGCCGGTTTGGTCAGATGACCATCGAAGCCGGCGGCGATTGCCTCGTCGCGATCAGCAATACTGGCGAAGCCGGTGAGTGCAATCGCCAGGGTTCTCGGCAAGCGCCGCGCGGCCTCGATCACCCGCAGTTCGCGGACCAGCGTGTAGCCATCGGTACCCGGCATCGCGATGTCGGAAACCATGGCGTCGTAACGCTCCGATTCCAGCAATTGCAGCGCTTCCGAAGCCGAAGGCACCGCTGTGGCTTCAGCACCCGCAGCGTTCAGCAGATGGGTGATCGCCTCGCGGCCGCCGACTTCGTCATCGACGATCAGGATGCGATAGCCGCGCAGCGACTGGTTCAGCGTCTGACCGTTGCTGGCCGGCACTTCCTCGAACATCTGCGCCGGTGCCAGCGGCAGCCGCACCACGAAGCGCGCGCCCTTGCCCGGGCCTTCGCTGTGCGCGGCCACGGTGCCGCCATGGCCTTCGGCAAGGTGGCGGACGATCGAGAGTCCCAGACCCATGCCACCGTGCTCGCGGGTGCGGCTGGTGTCGGCCTGACTGAAGCGATCGAAGATGCGCGGCAGGCGATCGGTGGGAATGCCCATGCCGGTATCGGTGACGGTCAGCTCGGCCCAGGTCTCGACGCGCGCCAGCGACACCACGATGCGGCCGCCCTCCGGCGTGAACTTGATGGCGTTCTGCAGCAGGTTGGCGATGATCTGCTGCACGCGCCGGGTATCGGCGAGCAGCATCGTCGCTTCGTCCATGCCGTCGGCGCTCAGGGAAATCTTCTTGGCTTCCGCCGTCGGCGCCATGCCTTCAACCGTTGCGCGGATCAGGCTGGACAGATTGGTCAGCCGCAGATCGAGGCTCAGACGGCCGCTGATGATGCGCGAGACATCGAGCAGATCGTCGATCAGCCGGGCCTGCAGGCGGCAGTTGCGATCGATGATGTCCAGCGCGCGCTGCATGGTCGGCCGATTGGTGATCGCCGAGGTGTCGCCATCGCCGGACAGCTTCTGCAGCACCGCGCTCCAGCCGGTGATGACGTTCAGCGGCGCGCGCAGTTCGTGGCTGACCAGCGCCAGGAATTCGTTCTTGGCGGCGTTGGCGCGCTCCGCTTCAGCACGCGCGGCATTGGCTTCGTCGAGCGCCAGGCGCAGGCGCTGGATGTCCTGGAAGGCCAGCACCGCGCCTTCGATGCGGTTGTCGCTGGTCTGATAGGCGCGCGCCGTGATGATGTGGCTGCGGCTCTGCAGATCCTGCGTTTCCTGCTCCACCGGCCGCAGTTCCTGCACGGCGTCGTCGAGGATGGCATCGAGCATTTCCGGCGCGAACGCGCTGGACCTCGGCAAGGCGCCGCCGAGATCGGCCGCGGTGAGCCCGAACATCGGCCCGGCCGCCGGCGAGAAGTGGCGCACCCGGCGTTGCCGGTCGAGCATCAGCACCGGCACCGGAATGCCGTTGATCAGATTGCTGAGATCATCGTTGAGCTGCACCAGCTCCTGGTTGCGCCGCGCCATTTCGTCGTTGACGCCGGTGAGGTCGCGGTTCGCTGCTTCGAGTTCCTGCTTGGCGGTCTGCAGCTCCTCGTTGGCGCTCTGCAGTTCCTCGTTCGCCGACAGCACTTCCTCGTTGGCGGTGCGCAGTTCCTCGCTGGTGGTGTCGTACTCGGTGACCACCGCGCGCAACTGGGTGCGGCTCTGTTCGAGTTCATCGCTGAGCACGCGGATGTAGTGCTCCAGCTCCTCGTTGCGGACATCGGGGTCGCCCGACACCGCCGGTACGAGTGCCGTCAGATCGCGCCGCTGCAGTGCGACCAGGAAGTAGCGCTGCGAGGCACCGGCCTGCAGCGGCAGCACTTCGAGCGTGTATTGATGGTTGTCGACGAAGACCCGATCACGGCGCACCGGCAGCTTGCTGCGCGCGGCTTCCATCAGCACGGCACGCACATCCACCTGCAGTTCCGGCCGCACCAGGCGGGCGATCGACAAGGTGGCGTCACCGCTGCTCGGCAGCAGGAACGGCGAGGTATCGCCGCGGAACTGCAGCACCCGGCCGTTGGCATCGACGACGAAACCGGGCGGCCCGAAATGGGCCAGGGCCAGTTGATCGGCAAGATTCTCGAGCGCGAAATCCGGCTTCTCGCCACTCGGCAAACCGAGCAGCCCGGCCGGCAGCGGCTCGGTGAAAGTGAAGCCGCGCACCGGCCGCGGCGCTTTCGGCCGGCGGCGGTAGAGGTTGTGGCGGGTCGACACTTCCTCGAACAGTTCCGGATCGGCTGCTTCCGAACGGCCCAGCAGCAGGCTGCCGCCGTTCGCCGCGGCATACGAGAACGCTTCGAAGGCCTGCTGCTTGGCATCCTTGTGCAGGTAGATCAGCAGGTTCCGGCAGGACACCAGATCGACGCCGGAGAACGGTGCATTGGCGAGCAGATTGTGGGTCGCGAAGATGCACAGCGAGCGCAGATCCTTGGTCAGCCGCCAGCCACCCTCTTCGGCCACGAAATACTGCGCGCGCCAGGTTTCGGGCACCGCCGCCATCGCTTCTGCCGAGTAACGCCCGAGGCGCGCGCGGCTGATCGCCCGCTCGTTGATGTCGGTACCGAAGATCTGCAGCTTGCGGGTGACACCGGCCGCGGCCATAGCATCGACGAACAGGATGGCGATCGAATACACCTCTTCGCCGGTCGAGCAGCCGGGCACCCAGACGCGGATCGGGTTGGCGTTCGATTCGAGAATCGCCGGGATCACGAACTGGCGCAGGCCTTCGGTCAGTTCCGGATCGCGGAAGAAGGCGGTGACACCGACCAGCAGATCGTCCTTGAGGGCGAGGATTTCGTCCGGATCGTCGCGCAGGCGCACCAGGTAATGGCCGACATCGCCACCCGACTGCAGGAAGGCGCGGCGCATGAACCGCCGGCGCACGTTGACGTCCTTGTAGTAACGGAGGTTGAGGCCGGACTGCTTGTGGATCAGCGCATGAACCTCGTCGAGCACCTTGGCATCGGGCAGCACGGCGGGGTCGCTCGGCGCATCGCTTTCCAGATAGCGCTGGATCGCCGGCGCAATCTGCTCCGGCGTCAGTGCGGCATCGGCCAGCTGATTGTCGAGCACCGACTGCGGCATGCCGTCATGAGTTGCCGTGGCCGGCTCCTGGACCACGACATAGCCACCGGCATGACGCACTTCGGCAGCGCCTGCGGTACCGTCCTGGCCGGTGCCGGACAGGATGACGGCGGCGACATCGATCTCGCTGTCGCGTGCGGCCGATGACAGGAAGATATCGATCGGCAGATTCAGGCCGGGGCCGCGCGGCGTCAGCACCAGCTTGCGATCGAGCAGGGTGGCGGTCATCGCCGGCACCAGCACATAGATGCGACCGGCTTCGAGCATGTCGCCATCGCTCATCGACTGCACCGGGATGCTCGTGCACTTCTGCAGCACCGGCACCAGCTGGCTTTCGTGATCCGGATCCAGATGGGTCAGCACCACGATCGCGAAACGCGGCACTTCCGGGAAGTGCTCGATCAGGCGGCTGAGCGCCTCCACGCCACCGGCGGAGGCGCCGATCACGGCGACGCTCAGCGCGGCCTGGTCGCGCTCAGGCGCAGCACGATCATCTGCTCCGGTATCCATACTCGTCTTCCGTCTCCCTGTCGTGAACGATCGGTCTGTTCAGCGCGGCAAATCTTAAAGTGCTCCCGCCGCACAAAGCGAATTGACGAAACCGTGGAACCGGGTCTTTTCCGGCGACTTTTTCAATCACCCGTCTGGCAGTAGCTGGAGCAGCGTCATGCCGCTGCAGGAACCACTTGCGGCAAGCTTCAGATGTCGCATTCGCAGCAGCGGCCGGTAGCGCAACCACAGCTGATTCAAGGCTGCCGATCGACACTCACCCGTTCATCCGGAAGCGCAAGGTCAAGTTCTCCGGCTCGTCCCTCCGGCCATCTACCCGCTGCGTTTCCCCTACGGCTGTCTTCGGCGATCAGACGCGGCTCAGAAACGGTAGCTCGCGAACACCGCGGCAAAGTTCGAACTGCGGTAGCCGCCTTGTTCGAGCGCGGAGCCGGCCTGGAGGTGCTCGAGCCGTGTGGTCAGCGACAGCCGCGGCGTGAGGCTCCAGACCACCTGCAGGCGCGCGACATCGGCGGTGTGGCTGCCACCCGCGCCGGCCGTGCCGGCATAGGCCGTACCGTTGGCGCGGTAGACGGCATCGTCGCGGTCGACACGCCAGGTCCACTGGTATTCGAGCGTCACCCGCACATCGGCAAGCGGCTGGAGCACGAGGTTCGGCGCGAATGCAGCGAGATTGGTCGGCGTCAGAAACAGGCCGTAGGCGTAGTAGATGTTGTTGCCGTACGGCGCCGAGGCATTGCGCAGCGTCCGTCCGCCATAGGCACCGCCACCGCTCGCGTAGTCGGCATGGAAGCCGAGGCGTGGCGCGAGGCGGTCCTGGCCCAGCCGCCAGTTCTGCGCGAACAGCGCCTGCCAGGCTTCGAGACGACGCCCGTCGTGATCGCCCCACTGGTGGTTGACGGTCCAGTCCAGCGTCGCCGCGCCGATCTCGCCCCACAGCCGCAGGCCGCCGTAATAGCGTTCCTCGCGTGCGGACAGCGCGCCCCAGGTCGCATTGCGCTGGCGCTGTCGCCACACGAACGGATCGAGAT encodes:
- a CDS encoding chemotaxis protein CheB is translated as MDTGADDRAAPERDQAALSVAVIGASAGGVEALSRLIEHFPEVPRFAIVVLTHLDPDHESQLVPVLQKCTSIPVQSMSDGDMLEAGRIYVLVPAMTATLLDRKLVLTPRGPGLNLPIDIFLSSAARDSEIDVAAVILSGTGQDGTAGAAEVRHAGGYVVVQEPATATHDGMPQSVLDNQLADAALTPEQIAPAIQRYLESDAPSDPAVLPDAKVLDEVHALIHKQSGLNLRYYKDVNVRRRFMRRAFLQSGGDVGHYLVRLRDDPDEILALKDDLLVGVTAFFRDPELTEGLRQFVIPAILESNANPIRVWVPGCSTGEEVYSIAILFVDAMAAAGVTRKLQIFGTDINERAISRARLGRYSAEAMAAVPETWRAQYFVAEEGGWRLTKDLRSLCIFATHNLLANAPFSGVDLVSCRNLLIYLHKDAKQQAFEAFSYAAANGGSLLLGRSEAADPELFEEVSTRHNLYRRRPKAPRPVRGFTFTEPLPAGLLGLPSGEKPDFALENLADQLALAHFGPPGFVVDANGRVLQFRGDTSPFLLPSSGDATLSIARLVRPELQVDVRAVLMEAARSKLPVRRDRVFVDNHQYTLEVLPLQAGASQRYFLVALQRRDLTALVPAVSGDPDVRNEELEHYIRVLSDELEQSRTQLRAVVTEYDTTSEELRTANEEVLSANEELQSANEELQTAKQELEAANRDLTGVNDEMARRNQELVQLNDDLSNLINGIPVPVLMLDRQRRVRHFSPAAGPMFGLTAADLGGALPRSSAFAPEMLDAILDDAVQELRPVEQETQDLQSRSHIITARAYQTSDNRIEGAVLAFQDIQRLRLALDEANAARAEAERANAAKNEFLALVSHELRAPLNVITGWSAVLQKLSGDGDTSAITNRPTMQRALDIIDRNCRLQARLIDDLLDVSRIISGRLSLDLRLTNLSSLIRATVEGMAPTAEAKKISLSADGMDEATMLLADTRRVQQIIANLLQNAIKFTPEGGRIVVSLARVETWAELTVTDTGMGIPTDRLPRIFDRFSQADTSRTREHGGMGLGLSIVRHLAEGHGGTVAAHSEGPGKGARFVVRLPLAPAQMFEEVPASNGQTLNQSLRGYRILIVDDEVGGREAITHLLNAAGAEATAVPSASEALQLLESERYDAMVSDIAMPGTDGYTLVRELRVIEAARRLPRTLAIALTGFASIADRDEAIAAGFDGHLTKPADPTELANRIAAGCAR